Proteins from one Acidiphilium multivorum AIU301 genomic window:
- the dapB gene encoding 4-hydroxy-tetrahydrodipicolinate reductase encodes MNGADLRIGIAGITGRMGKLLADAVPLAGATLAGGIGRDGDLAALARESDVVIDFTVAATVSRHAGILAGAGTPWVLGTTGFDPAAEADIADAAARIPVFQAANFAPGVNLVIALAERLGATLAAETHDAEILEMHHRQKIDAPSGTALAIGAAVARGRGVDLAAVKDSGRDGHTGKRETGAIGFAALRGGQIVGSHSAIFTSAVEQITLTHHALDRRIFAEGAVRAALWLAGRAPGRYGMRDLLGL; translated from the coding sequence ATGAACGGAGCAGACCTGCGGATCGGCATTGCCGGCATCACCGGCCGGATGGGCAAGCTGCTGGCCGACGCCGTGCCGCTGGCCGGCGCCACGCTGGCCGGCGGCATCGGCCGCGACGGTGACCTCGCCGCGCTCGCGCGCGAGAGCGATGTGGTGATCGACTTCACCGTGGCCGCCACGGTCAGCCGCCATGCCGGCATCCTCGCCGGAGCCGGCACGCCCTGGGTGCTCGGCACCACCGGATTCGATCCGGCCGCCGAGGCCGACATCGCCGATGCGGCCGCGCGGATTCCGGTCTTTCAGGCGGCGAATTTCGCGCCGGGCGTGAACCTGGTGATCGCGCTGGCCGAGCGCCTCGGCGCCACGCTCGCCGCCGAGACCCACGATGCCGAAATCCTCGAGATGCACCACCGCCAGAAGATCGACGCGCCCTCGGGCACCGCGCTGGCGATCGGTGCTGCGGTGGCGCGGGGCAGGGGCGTCGACCTTGCGGCGGTGAAGGACTCCGGGCGCGATGGCCATACCGGCAAGCGCGAGACCGGCGCCATCGGCTTTGCCGCCCTGCGCGGCGGGCAGATCGTCGGCAGCCACAGCGCGATCTTCACCAGCGCCGTCGAGCAGATCACGCTCACCCACCACGCGCTCGACCGGCGGATTTTCGCCGAAGGCGCGGTCCGCGCCGCGCTGTGGCTGGCCGGCCGCGCGCCCGGGCGCTACGGCATGCGCGACCTGCTCGGCCTGTAG
- the metK gene encoding methionine adenosyltransferase, with protein MRDKGDYLFTSESVSEGHPDKVADRISDTVLDAFLAADPYARVACETLVTTNRIVLAGETRGPSTITREYLAHLARLAVHDIGYEQEGFSWRDAKIDVLLHEQSADIAAGVDAAGNKDEGAGDQGIMFGYACSETDALMPAPIYYAHLILRRMTELRKIGDARAAGLLPDAKSQVTLRYADGKPVGTTSIVVSTQHEDGMSQDEIKAMLRPLVTELLPDGWMCPDDQFYVNPTGKFVIGGPDGDCGLTGRKIIVDTYGGAAPHGGGAFSGKDPTKVDRSAAYMCRYLAKNVVAAGLATRCTIQVSYAIGVSHPLSVYVDMHGTERDVDHARLETVLRELVNLTPRGIREHLHLNRPIYVPTSAYGHFGREPDDRLGTFTWEKTDLAPALKAAFGR; from the coding sequence ATGCGCGACAAAGGTGACTACCTGTTCACCTCGGAATCGGTCTCCGAGGGCCACCCCGACAAGGTTGCCGACCGGATTTCGGACACGGTGCTCGACGCCTTCCTGGCGGCGGATCCCTATGCGCGCGTCGCCTGCGAAACGCTGGTGACGACCAACCGCATCGTGCTCGCCGGCGAAACCCGCGGCCCCTCGACCATCACCCGCGAATATCTCGCCCATCTCGCCCGCCTCGCCGTGCATGACATCGGCTACGAGCAGGAAGGCTTCTCCTGGCGCGACGCCAAGATCGACGTGCTGCTGCACGAGCAGTCGGCCGACATCGCCGCCGGCGTCGACGCCGCCGGCAACAAGGACGAGGGCGCGGGCGACCAGGGCATCATGTTCGGCTATGCCTGCTCCGAGACCGACGCGCTGATGCCGGCGCCGATCTATTACGCCCACCTGATCCTCCGCCGCATGACCGAGCTGCGCAAGATCGGCGATGCCCGCGCCGCCGGCCTGCTGCCGGACGCCAAGAGCCAGGTCACCCTGCGCTATGCCGATGGCAAGCCGGTCGGCACCACCTCGATCGTGGTCTCGACCCAGCACGAGGACGGGATGAGCCAGGACGAGATCAAGGCGATGCTCCGCCCGCTCGTCACCGAGCTGCTGCCCGATGGCTGGATGTGCCCGGACGATCAGTTTTACGTGAACCCGACCGGCAAGTTCGTCATCGGCGGGCCGGACGGCGATTGCGGCCTGACCGGGCGCAAGATCATCGTCGACACCTATGGCGGCGCGGCCCCGCATGGCGGCGGCGCCTTCTCCGGCAAGGACCCGACCAAGGTCGACCGTTCCGCCGCCTACATGTGCCGCTACCTCGCGAAGAACGTGGTCGCCGCCGGCCTCGCCACCCGCTGCACCATCCAGGTCAGCTACGCGATCGGCGTGTCGCACCCGCTTTCGGTCTATGTCGACATGCACGGCACCGAGCGGGACGTCGATCACGCCAGGCTCGAAACCGTGCTGCGCGAACTGGTGAACCTCACCCCGCGCGGCATCCGCGAGCATCTGCACCTCAACCGGCCGATCTACGTGCCGACCTCCGCCTACGGCCATTTCGGCCGCGAGCCGGACGACCGGCTGGGCACCTTCACCTGGGAGAAGACCGACCTCGCGCCGGCGCTGAAGGCCGCGTTTGGCCGCTGA
- the trmB gene encoding tRNA (guanine(46)-N(7))-methyltransferase TrmB: MAGGKALKPPPDRLYGRARGHALRARQEELIETLLPRLRWPERNFAIAPKELWLEVGAGGFEHAEAIAAANPEIGLVACEVFVNCIASLLSRLAPEGVEPTIPPNLRVHDDDARALLRTLPAGSVSRLFLMFPDPWPKARHAKRRFVHPAILAEVARVLRPGGLWRIASDDPTYQQWVEEVFSNAEAFFLLSKSGIRPPDWPPTRYEAKAIKAGRQPHYWTFVVK; this comes from the coding sequence ATGGCGGGCGGCAAGGCGCTGAAGCCGCCGCCCGACCGGCTCTATGGCCGCGCCCGCGGCCACGCGCTGCGGGCCCGCCAGGAGGAGCTGATCGAGACGTTGCTGCCGCGCCTGCGCTGGCCGGAGCGGAACTTCGCCATCGCGCCGAAGGAACTCTGGCTCGAGGTCGGCGCCGGCGGGTTTGAGCATGCCGAGGCGATCGCCGCGGCCAATCCCGAAATCGGCCTTGTCGCCTGCGAGGTGTTCGTCAACTGCATCGCCTCGCTGCTCTCGCGCCTCGCCCCCGAGGGTGTCGAGCCGACAATCCCGCCCAACCTGCGCGTGCACGACGACGACGCCCGCGCCCTGCTGCGCACCCTGCCGGCGGGATCGGTCTCGCGCCTGTTCCTGATGTTCCCCGATCCCTGGCCGAAGGCGCGCCACGCGAAGCGGCGGTTCGTCCATCCGGCGATCCTCGCCGAGGTCGCCCGCGTGCTCCGGCCGGGCGGGCTGTGGCGGATCGCCAGCGACGACCCGACCTATCAACAATGGGTTGAGGAAGTATTTTCTAACGCAGAGGCATTTTTTTTGTTAAGTAAATCCGGAATTCGCCCCCCGGACTGGCCGCCGACCCGATATGAAGCCAAGGCCATCAAGGCAGGGCGCCAGCCGCACTACTGGACATTTGTTGTAAAATAG
- a CDS encoding ABC transporter substrate-binding protein yields the protein MIQMDFENSASFKRRGLLKAGAAAGVSSLVLPQVSWGASETPVKIGMIDPRTGVYAPAGHNEIIGATMAVDEINKKGGILGRPVQLLVEDDNSLPGPAVSKAQKLVAEDKVNFLMGTVNSAASESLSQFALQHEMLFVDTGGHADDVTGSKCHWTTFRTCSTTWMLTAGDFETLFKKFGKKWFFIVPDYAFGHALYKDYMIQLKKAGGQAAGHALAPLGTTDFSSYLIRARAAKPDVLICLQAGDDLVNLLKQAVQFGLDKQMAIAGALQEMEVLQALPKAALLGWWTFEWYWNQPGVPHVADFVTAVKKRTGGKVPTARTWFGYATAHAIAMAANNAKSLDSLKVVKALEGMELPPDVALQPGKVYYRAGDHQMMANMFPGYVPKDASYPNLFKVAEVVPSEKIALSPEAAGCKMTYPS from the coding sequence ATGATCCAAATGGATTTCGAGAACTCTGCATCGTTCAAGCGTCGCGGGCTGCTGAAGGCTGGCGCCGCCGCCGGCGTGTCCAGCCTTGTCCTCCCGCAAGTCAGCTGGGGCGCCAGCGAAACGCCGGTCAAGATCGGCATGATCGACCCGCGCACCGGCGTCTACGCGCCTGCGGGTCACAACGAGATCATCGGCGCCACCATGGCGGTCGACGAGATCAACAAGAAGGGCGGCATTCTCGGCCGGCCCGTCCAGCTTCTCGTCGAGGACGACAACAGCCTGCCCGGGCCTGCCGTCAGCAAGGCGCAGAAGCTCGTCGCCGAGGACAAGGTGAACTTCCTGATGGGCACGGTGAATTCGGCCGCGTCCGAATCGCTCAGCCAGTTCGCCCTTCAGCACGAGATGCTGTTCGTCGACACCGGCGGCCACGCGGATGACGTGACCGGCAGCAAGTGCCACTGGACCACGTTCCGCACCTGCTCGACCACCTGGATGCTCACCGCCGGCGACTTCGAGACGCTCTTCAAGAAGTTCGGCAAGAAGTGGTTCTTCATCGTGCCCGACTATGCCTTCGGTCACGCCCTCTACAAGGACTACATGATCCAGCTGAAGAAGGCGGGCGGCCAGGCCGCGGGCCACGCGCTCGCGCCGCTGGGCACCACCGACTTCTCCTCCTACCTGATCCGCGCCCGCGCCGCGAAGCCGGACGTGCTGATCTGCCTGCAGGCGGGCGACGACCTCGTGAACCTGCTGAAGCAGGCCGTGCAGTTCGGCCTCGACAAGCAGATGGCGATCGCCGGCGCGCTGCAGGAAATGGAAGTGCTCCAGGCGCTGCCGAAGGCCGCTCTCCTCGGCTGGTGGACCTTCGAGTGGTACTGGAACCAGCCCGGCGTTCCGCATGTCGCCGATTTCGTGACGGCGGTGAAGAAGCGCACCGGCGGCAAGGTGCCGACGGCGCGAACCTGGTTCGGCTATGCCACCGCCCACGCCATCGCGATGGCCGCGAACAATGCCAAGTCGCTCGACTCGCTGAAGGTGGTGAAGGCCCTCGAGGGCATGGAACTGCCGCCGGATGTGGCACTGCAGCCGGGCAAGGTTTACTACCGCGCCGGGGACCATCAGATGATGGCGAACATGTTCCCCGGCTACGTCCCCAAGGACGCGAGCTACCCGAACCTGTTCAAGGTGGCCGAAGTGGTGCCGAGCGAGAAGATCGCCCTGTCGCCGGAGGCCGCCGGCTGCAAGATGACGTACCCGAGCTGA
- a CDS encoding branched-chain amino acid ABC transporter permease has translation METLLVYSAFNGLVVGIFYALMALGLSLILGLNGVINFAHGTFMALGGYLAFTLEPYIGFWGGLIVAPLLAVVVGVVTERVLIRPLYGRDPLFSLLLTFGLAMIMQDMIRTIWGSIGQPFALPNYLNSPLSSSMFFLTGFRIVVILITVLVTGALFAVLRFSRIGIRIRAGNADLETISSLGVNIFFLRAANFGIGIFLAGVAGILAAGQLGLSPTIGDSLIMPAFVAIIVGGVGSLMGSVLGGLIIGMASGLTAAFYPVAQEVVIYVIMAVVLVIRPRGLLGQEGLFE, from the coding sequence GTGGAAACTCTGCTTGTCTACAGCGCCTTCAACGGGTTGGTGGTCGGCATCTTCTATGCGCTCATGGCGCTGGGACTGTCGCTGATCCTCGGCCTGAACGGCGTCATCAATTTCGCCCATGGCACCTTCATGGCGCTCGGCGGCTATCTCGCCTTCACCCTCGAACCCTATATCGGCTTCTGGGGCGGGCTGATCGTCGCTCCGCTGCTGGCGGTGGTGGTCGGCGTCGTGACCGAACGGGTGCTGATCCGCCCGCTCTACGGGCGCGATCCGCTGTTCTCGCTGCTGCTGACCTTCGGCCTCGCGATGATCATGCAGGACATGATCCGCACCATCTGGGGCTCGATCGGGCAGCCCTTCGCCCTGCCGAACTACCTCAACTCGCCGCTCAGCTCCTCGATGTTCTTTCTCACCGGCTTCCGCATCGTGGTCATCCTGATCACCGTGCTGGTCACCGGCGCGCTGTTCGCGGTGCTGCGGTTCAGCCGCATCGGCATCCGCATCCGCGCCGGCAATGCCGATCTCGAAACCATCTCCTCTCTCGGGGTGAACATCTTCTTCCTGCGCGCGGCGAATTTCGGCATCGGCATCTTCCTTGCCGGCGTGGCCGGCATCCTCGCCGCCGGCCAGCTCGGCCTGTCGCCGACGATCGGTGATTCGCTGATCATGCCCGCCTTCGTCGCCATCATCGTCGGTGGCGTCGGCAGCCTGATGGGCAGCGTGCTCGGCGGGCTCATCATCGGCATGGCCTCCGGCCTCACCGCGGCCTTCTATCCGGTCGCGCAGGAAGTCGTCATCTACGTCATCATGGCGGTGGTCCTGGTCATCCGCCCCCGCGGCCTGCTCGGCCAGGAAGGTCTGTTCGAATGA
- a CDS encoding branched-chain amino acid ABC transporter permease, with the protein MSTALDTKPATRPAPSIGGREISAAIIWLALLFVPIWLPAVGGFTDLASRVLIYAMAATGLNLLLGYTGGLSFGHAAYFGLGAYGTGLFIIHVIPSMPLALIAGTLLGGIGGILVGPMVMKRKGIYFSMITIAFGQMFYFLAVRWNTVTGGEDGLTGFSRVPLHLGGETINLGPARFYYVVLALFAVVMLVVWQILRSPMGHAFVATRENTTRLRFLGVAVDKQVWVAFAISAFITALAGSLNAMLTAFASPDDLQWQLSGSFVVICVLGGMRSFWGPFLGAVIYIVAQDYLSSVTQNWMTYIGLIFVLSVLFFPQGLLGFIKGRARS; encoded by the coding sequence ATGAGCACTGCACTCGACACCAAGCCGGCCACGCGGCCCGCGCCCTCGATCGGCGGACGCGAGATCTCCGCGGCGATCATCTGGCTCGCCCTGCTGTTCGTGCCGATCTGGCTGCCGGCCGTCGGCGGCTTCACCGATCTCGCCTCGCGCGTGCTGATCTACGCGATGGCCGCGACCGGGCTAAACCTGCTGCTCGGCTACACCGGCGGCCTGTCCTTCGGCCATGCGGCCTATTTCGGCCTCGGCGCCTACGGCACCGGCCTGTTCATCATCCATGTCATTCCCTCGATGCCGCTCGCCCTCATCGCCGGCACGCTGCTCGGCGGCATCGGCGGCATCCTGGTCGGCCCGATGGTGATGAAGCGCAAGGGCATCTACTTCTCGATGATCACCATCGCCTTCGGCCAGATGTTCTACTTCCTCGCCGTGCGCTGGAACACCGTCACCGGCGGCGAGGACGGGCTGACCGGCTTCTCCCGCGTGCCGCTGCATCTCGGCGGCGAAACCATCAATCTCGGCCCGGCGCGCTTCTATTATGTCGTGCTGGCGCTTTTCGCGGTGGTCATGCTCGTCGTCTGGCAGATCCTCCGCTCGCCGATGGGCCATGCCTTCGTCGCCACCCGCGAGAACACCACCCGGCTGCGCTTCCTCGGCGTCGCGGTGGACAAGCAGGTCTGGGTCGCCTTCGCGATCTCGGCCTTCATCACCGCACTCGCCGGCAGCCTGAACGCGATGCTGACCGCCTTCGCCTCGCCGGACGACCTGCAATGGCAGCTCTCCGGCTCCTTCGTCGTCATCTGCGTGCTCGGCGGGATGCGCAGCTTCTGGGGACCGTTCCTCGGCGCCGTGATCTACATCGTCGCGCAGGACTACCTCTCCAGCGTGACCCAGAACTGGATGACCTATATCGGCCTGATCTTCGTCCTGTCGGTGCTGTTCTTCCCGCAGGGCCTGCTCGGCTTCATCAAGGGGAGGGCGCGGTCGTGA
- a CDS encoding ABC transporter ATP-binding protein, whose protein sequence is MSLLKLEHVGRRFGALQALKDISLAVEPGELRAVIGPNGAGKTTLFNLISGFFPPTEGQIIFDGQPITAVSPNELVRRGIIRTFQITQVFLSLSVYENVRVAVETAMGLQLRPWISRATRAKVDEKVDELLQVTRIADKADRIVGEMSHGDQRVVEIGIALSRHPRLLLLDEPTAGMGDEETHHMTDLIRRLNKDQGITMLFVEHDMAIVFGIADRITVLDNGTFLAEGTAAEISANPRVQSAYLGTAIEETAA, encoded by the coding sequence GTGAGCCTTCTGAAACTCGAACATGTCGGCCGCCGCTTCGGCGCGCTGCAGGCGCTGAAGGACATCTCGCTCGCGGTCGAGCCGGGCGAGCTGCGCGCCGTCATCGGCCCGAACGGCGCGGGCAAGACCACGCTGTTCAACCTGATCAGCGGCTTCTTCCCGCCCACCGAGGGGCAGATCATCTTCGACGGCCAGCCGATCACCGCGGTCAGCCCGAACGAGCTGGTCCGCCGCGGCATCATCCGCACCTTCCAGATCACCCAGGTCTTCCTTTCGCTCTCGGTCTACGAGAATGTCCGCGTCGCGGTGGAAACGGCGATGGGCCTGCAGCTCCGTCCCTGGATCTCGCGGGCGACGCGCGCGAAGGTCGATGAAAAGGTGGACGAGCTGCTCCAGGTCACCCGCATCGCCGACAAGGCGGACCGCATCGTCGGCGAGATGTCGCATGGCGACCAGCGCGTGGTGGAAATCGGCATCGCCCTGTCGCGCCATCCGCGCCTGCTCCTGCTCGACGAGCCGACCGCCGGCATGGGGGATGAGGAAACCCACCACATGACCGACCTGATCCGCCGGCTCAACAAGGACCAGGGCATCACCATGCTGTTCGTCGAGCACGACATGGCGATCGTGTTCGGCATCGCCGACCGCATCACCGTGCTCGACAACGGTACCTTCCTCGCCGAGGGCACCGCGGCGGAAATCTCCGCCAACCCGCGCGTCCAGAGCGCCTATCTCGGAACCGCCATCGAGGAGACCGCCGCATGA
- a CDS encoding ABC transporter ATP-binding protein, whose translation MSAVLEAEGLQTYYGKSHILHGVSLKVNQGELIALLGRNGAGKTTTMRSVMGLTPPRDGNIKLFGKDVTRAASHRIANAGVGYVPEGRKIFGHMTVHENLLVPPETKGPWTIETIYKLFPRLEERKTSKGGRLSGGEQEMLAIARALLLNPKFLILDEPSQGLAPVIVQEVMRTIGRMKGEGMSILLVEQNAHLALQLADRAYVLSDGEVVYDGSAAELGADTERMEHLAGVSHAG comes from the coding sequence ATGAGTGCCGTTCTCGAAGCCGAGGGCCTGCAGACCTATTACGGCAAGAGCCATATCCTGCACGGCGTCTCGCTGAAGGTGAACCAGGGCGAGCTGATCGCCCTGCTCGGCCGCAACGGCGCCGGCAAGACCACCACCATGCGCAGCGTCATGGGCCTCACCCCGCCCCGCGATGGCAACATCAAGCTCTTCGGCAAGGATGTGACCAGGGCGGCTTCCCATCGCATCGCCAATGCCGGCGTCGGCTATGTTCCCGAGGGCCGCAAGATCTTCGGGCACATGACGGTGCACGAGAACCTGCTCGTTCCCCCCGAGACCAAGGGGCCGTGGACGATCGAGACGATCTACAAGCTCTTCCCGCGCCTTGAGGAACGCAAGACGAGCAAGGGCGGCCGGCTCTCCGGCGGCGAGCAGGAAATGCTGGCCATCGCCCGCGCGCTGCTGCTCAACCCGAAATTCCTCATCCTCGACGAACCCTCGCAGGGGCTCGCGCCGGTCATCGTGCAGGAAGTCATGCGCACGATCGGGCGGATGAAGGGGGAGGGGATGTCGATCCTGCTGGTCGAGCAGAACGCGCATCTGGCCCTGCAACTCGCCGACCGCGCCTATGTGCTCTCCGACGGCGAGGTCGTCTATGACGGCTCCGCCGCCGAACTCGGTGCGGATACGGAACGGATGGAACACCTCGCCGGCGTCAGCCACGCCGGCTGA
- a CDS encoding YbfB/YjiJ family MFS transporter has translation MSSIAAPPTATTATDREAAKVMAAGIASMVLTVGLARFLYTPLLPVMQEQAHLSVTGGGWLATINYAGYMTGTLLIAAIGDLRTRFLFYRALLVIAVITTAAMGLTTSLVAWAVLRFLAGMTAVGALLLGTGLMLAWLRHHGRRLELGVPFGGLGLGIVVSGLLPMAMAFRLDWAGEWIASGLFGIVFLIPAWIWMPMPPQADAAGPAALADTPPVARWMALFVAAYFCAGVGYVVSATFIVALVAHLPALRGMGNLVWVVVGLGAIPTAPLWDRVARRTGDIRALLAAFALLTLSIAIGATTRGVALSLVGAALYGCSFNGITSMTLTIIGRLYPRNPSKAMARMTISFGAAQIIAPAVSGYIAALTGSYDGALWMAAAVMVTGMACLLLLPRRRTQAAAEAAA, from the coding sequence ATGTCATCGATCGCCGCCCCTCCCACCGCCACGACCGCGACCGACCGCGAGGCCGCGAAGGTCATGGCGGCGGGCATCGCCAGCATGGTCCTCACCGTCGGCCTCGCCCGCTTCCTCTACACGCCGCTGCTGCCGGTGATGCAGGAGCAGGCGCATCTCTCCGTCACCGGCGGCGGCTGGCTCGCCACCATCAACTACGCCGGCTACATGACGGGCACGCTGCTGATCGCCGCGATCGGCGACTTGCGCACCCGTTTCCTGTTCTACCGCGCCCTGCTGGTCATCGCCGTCATCACCACGGCGGCGATGGGCCTGACCACCAGCCTCGTCGCCTGGGCGGTGCTGCGCTTCCTCGCCGGAATGACGGCGGTGGGCGCGCTGCTGCTCGGCACCGGGCTGATGCTCGCCTGGCTGCGCCATCACGGCAGGCGGCTCGAACTCGGCGTGCCCTTCGGCGGCCTCGGCCTCGGCATCGTCGTCTCCGGCCTGCTGCCGATGGCGATGGCCTTCCGGCTCGACTGGGCCGGCGAGTGGATCGCCTCCGGCCTGTTCGGCATCGTCTTCCTGATCCCCGCCTGGATCTGGATGCCGATGCCCCCGCAAGCCGATGCCGCCGGCCCCGCCGCCCTGGCGGACACGCCGCCGGTCGCCCGCTGGATGGCGCTGTTCGTCGCCGCCTATTTCTGCGCCGGCGTCGGCTATGTCGTCAGCGCCACCTTCATCGTCGCCCTGGTGGCGCATCTGCCGGCGCTGCGCGGCATGGGGAATCTGGTCTGGGTCGTGGTCGGCCTCGGCGCGATCCCGACCGCTCCGCTCTGGGACCGCGTCGCCCGCCGCACCGGCGACATCAGGGCGCTGCTCGCCGCCTTCGCCCTGCTCACCCTCAGCATCGCGATCGGCGCGACCACGCGCGGCGTCGCCCTCTCGCTGGTCGGTGCCGCCCTCTACGGATGTTCGTTCAACGGCATCACCAGCATGACGCTGACGATCATCGGCCGGCTCTACCCGCGCAATCCCTCGAAGGCGATGGCGCGGATGACGATCAGCTTCGGCGCCGCGCAGATCATCGCGCCCGCCGTCTCGGGCTATATCGCCGCGCTCACCGGCAGCTACGACGGCGCGCTGTGGATGGCCGCCGCGGTGATGGTCACCGGCATGGCCTGCCTGCTGCTGCTCCCGCGCCGGCGCACCCAGGCGGCAGCCGAAGCCGCCGCCTGA
- the ilvD gene encoding dihydroxy-acid dehydratase: MPQYRSRTSTHGRNMAGARALWRATGMGDADFGKPIIAIANSFTQFVPGHVHLKDLGQLVAREIEAAGGVAKEFNTIAVDDGIAMGHGGMLYSLPSRELIADAVEYMVNAHCADALVCISNCDKITPGMLMAAMRLNIPTIFVSGGPMEAGKYIADGETRAADLITAMVVAADPTKTDEQAAVMERSACPTCGSCSGMFTANSMNCLTEALGLALPGNGSLLATHADRKRLFVEAGWQIVDLARRYYEQDDEGVLPRRIGGFKAFENAMSLDIAMGGSTNTVLHLLAAAREAELDFTMADIDRLSRRVPNLCKVSPSVSNVHMEDVHRAGGIMGILGALDRAGLIHRDCATVHEKTIGEAIDRWDVMRGGETAKTLYSAAPGGVRTTEAFSQSRRYESLDLDREKGVIRDAEHAFSKDGGLAVLYGNIALDGAIVKTAGVDASILVFEGPARIFESQEDAVAGILGDRVKAGDVVLIRYEGPKGGPGMQEMLYPTSYLKSKGLGKSCALITDGRFSGGTAGLSIGHISPEAAQGGAIGLVEEGDIIAIDIPNRKLDVKLDEATLEARRAAMEAKGKAAWKPAARERVVSAALQAYAALTTSAANGAVRDVTQVQRGR; this comes from the coding sequence ATGCCCCAATACCGTTCCCGCACCTCCACCCACGGCCGCAACATGGCGGGCGCCCGCGCGCTGTGGCGCGCGACCGGCATGGGCGATGCGGATTTCGGCAAGCCGATCATCGCCATCGCCAATTCCTTCACCCAGTTCGTGCCGGGCCATGTGCACCTGAAGGATCTCGGCCAGCTCGTCGCCCGCGAGATCGAGGCGGCCGGCGGGGTGGCGAAGGAGTTCAACACCATCGCCGTCGATGACGGCATCGCCATGGGTCATGGCGGCATGCTGTATTCGCTGCCCTCGCGCGAGCTGATCGCCGATGCGGTGGAATACATGGTCAACGCCCATTGCGCCGACGCGCTGGTCTGCATTTCCAACTGCGACAAGATCACGCCGGGCATGCTGATGGCGGCGATGCGGCTGAACATCCCGACCATCTTCGTCTCGGGCGGGCCGATGGAGGCGGGCAAATACATCGCCGATGGCGAGACCAGGGCCGCCGACCTGATCACCGCCATGGTCGTCGCCGCCGACCCGACCAAGACCGACGAGCAGGCCGCGGTGATGGAGCGCTCCGCCTGCCCCACCTGCGGCTCGTGCTCGGGCATGTTCACCGCCAATTCGATGAACTGCCTGACCGAGGCGCTCGGCCTCGCCCTGCCGGGCAACGGCTCGCTGCTCGCCACCCATGCCGACCGCAAGCGGCTGTTCGTCGAGGCGGGATGGCAGATCGTCGATCTCGCCCGGCGCTATTACGAGCAGGACGACGAGGGCGTGCTGCCGCGCCGGATCGGCGGGTTCAAGGCGTTCGAGAACGCGATGTCGCTCGATATCGCGATGGGCGGGTCGACCAACACGGTGCTGCACCTGCTGGCCGCGGCACGCGAGGCGGAACTCGACTTCACCATGGCGGACATCGACCGGCTGTCGCGCCGGGTGCCCAATCTCTGCAAGGTCTCGCCCTCGGTCAGCAATGTCCACATGGAGGACGTGCACCGCGCCGGCGGCATCATGGGCATTCTCGGCGCGCTCGACCGCGCCGGGCTGATCCATCGCGACTGCGCCACGGTGCACGAGAAGACGATCGGCGAGGCGATCGACCGCTGGGACGTGATGCGCGGCGGCGAGACGGCGAAGACGCTCTACAGCGCCGCCCCCGGCGGGGTGCGGACGACGGAGGCGTTCAGCCAGAGCCGGCGCTACGAGAGCCTCGATCTCGACCGCGAGAAGGGCGTCATCCGCGACGCCGAGCACGCGTTCAGCAAGGATGGCGGGCTCGCCGTGCTGTATGGCAACATCGCGCTCGACGGCGCGATCGTGAAGACGGCCGGCGTCGATGCGTCGATCCTCGTCTTCGAGGGGCCGGCGCGGATCTTCGAGAGCCAGGAAGACGCGGTCGCCGGCATTCTCGGCGACAGGGTGAAGGCGGGCGACGTGGTGCTGATCCGCTACGAGGGGCCGAAAGGCGGGCCGGGGATGCAGGAGATGCTGTATCCGACCTCGTACCTGAAATCGAAGGGCCTCGGGAAATCCTGCGCGCTGATCACCGACGGGCGGTTCTCCGGCGGCACGGCGGGGCTGTCGATCGGGCATATCTCGCCGGAAGCGGCGCAGGGCGGGGCGATCGGGCTGGTCGAGGAGGGCGACATCATCGCCATCGACATCCCGAACCGCAAGCTCGACGTGAAGCTCGACGAGGCGACGCTGGAAGCGCGGCGCGCGGCGATGGAGGCGAAGGGCAAGGCGGCGTGGAAACCGGCCGCGCGCGAGCGCGTGGTCTCCGCCGCGCTGCAGGCCTATGCGGCGCTGACCACGAGTGCGGCCAACGGCGCGGTGCGCGACGTGACGCAGGTGCAGCGCGGGCGCTAG
- a CDS encoding ribbon-helix-helix domain-containing protein: protein MNLEKRSLSLSGHRTSVALEPEFWTALEAAAARRGVALGTLVGEVDAARDPDRPLASALRVFALTGAG, encoded by the coding sequence ATGAACCTCGAGAAGCGCAGCCTGTCGCTCTCCGGGCACCGCACCAGCGTGGCGCTGGAGCCGGAATTCTGGACGGCGCTGGAGGCGGCGGCGGCGCGGCGCGGCGTGGCGCTGGGCACGCTGGTCGGCGAGGTCGACGCCGCGCGCGACCCGGACCGCCCGCTCGCCTCGGCGCTGCGGGTGTTCGCCCTGACCGGCGCAGGGTAG